The following are encoded in a window of Vicinamibacteria bacterium genomic DNA:
- a CDS encoding gamma-butyrobetaine hydroxylase-like domain-containing protein: MEAVGNYALAPTWGDGHNTGIYSFRLLRALCPCPACGGEKR; the protein is encoded by the coding sequence GTGGAAGCGGTCGGCAACTACGCGCTCGCGCCGACCTGGGGAGACGGCCACAACACCGGCATCTACAGCTTCCGCTTGCTGCGGGCGCTCTGCCCCTGCCCCGCCTGCGGGGGGGAGAAGCGCTGA
- a CDS encoding cation diffusion facilitator family transporter, translating into MPPPSPDVRSRAVRKVLLLTLLLNLAVSGSKILVGTLSGSLSMVADGYHSLLDGADNILGLLVASFSYAPPDRGHPYGHRKFENAATILIGAALLALAYGVVQGALEHAAQATLPQIGILNWAVMIATMAVNLFVVVYERGEGRRLRSDFLLADSAHTRADLYTSLGVIASFAGAKARLPWADAAVAVAIAAVIAWQAVKILVGAFHVLTDRAAIPPEMIAALLAGMREVRDIREVRTRGSADAVYVDLVVQLDGDLTLRAAHEVANRIERALTQARQDIVDVVVHLEPA; encoded by the coding sequence ATGCCGCCCCCCTCGCCCGACGTCCGCAGCCGCGCCGTCCGCAAGGTTCTCCTCTTGACCCTCCTCCTCAACCTCGCGGTCAGCGGGAGCAAGATCCTGGTGGGCACGCTCTCGGGAAGCCTGTCCATGGTGGCGGACGGCTACCATAGCCTCCTCGACGGCGCGGACAACATTCTGGGCCTCCTGGTGGCCTCTTTCTCCTACGCCCCCCCCGACCGCGGACACCCCTACGGTCACCGCAAGTTCGAGAACGCGGCCACCATCCTCATCGGGGCCGCGCTCTTGGCCCTAGCCTACGGGGTCGTGCAGGGGGCCCTCGAGCACGCCGCCCAGGCCACGCTGCCCCAGATCGGCATCCTCAATTGGGCGGTCATGATCGCGACCATGGCCGTGAACCTCTTCGTGGTCGTCTACGAGCGAGGAGAAGGCCGGCGGCTCCGGAGCGATTTCCTCCTCGCCGACTCCGCCCACACCCGCGCCGATCTCTACACCTCCTTGGGGGTGATCGCCTCCTTCGCGGGAGCCAAAGCCCGCCTGCCCTGGGCGGACGCGGCGGTGGCGGTGGCCATCGCCGCCGTGATCGCGTGGCAAGCGGTCAAGATCCTGGTGGGCGCTTTCCACGTCCTCACCGACCGGGCCGCCATCCCCCCCGAGATGATCGCCGCCCTCCTGGCCGGGATGAGGGAGGTCCGGGACATCCGGGAGGTCCGCACGCGGGGAAGCGCAGACGCCGTGTATGTCGACCTCGTGGTCCAGCTGGACGGGGACTTGACGCTTCGGGCCGCCCATGAGGTCGCCAACCGCATCGAGCGGGCGCTCACCCAGGCGCGGCAGGACATCGTCGACGTGGTGGTCCACCTGGAACCGGCATGA